The genomic interval GGCACTGCGCCCGGGGACTGCCCGGTTCCATGCGTGCTCATGCTTGTGTCCATCCCCTCGACCCGGTGCGTCGGCGCACCGCCTCCCGAGCATCGTGCCACCCCGAGGGGCCTTCTGAGGTTGCTCTGTACCCGTTCGGCCCAAGATAGGTTGGTCTGTATGCGTGCAGTGGTACAGAGGGTGGATGGTGCGAGCGTCACGGTGGCGGACGCCGCGGACGGCGACGGCGGTTCCCGCGTCGTCGGGGAGATAACCGGCGAGGGCCTGTGTGTCCTGGTGGGGGTGACCCATGAGGACACCCCGGAGAAGGCGGCGCAGCTCGCCCGGAAGCTCTGGTCGGTCCGCATTCTGGAGGGCGAGAAGTCCTGCTCCGACGTGAATGCGCCGCTTCTGGTGATTTCGCAGTTCACCCTCTACGGGGACGCCCGGAAGGGCCGCCGCCCCACCTGGAACGCCGCCGCGCCCGGCGAGGTCGCCGAGCCCCTGGTGGACGAGGTGGTGGCGCAACTGCGGGCGCTCGGGGCGACGGTGGAGACGGGCCGGTTCGGGGCGGACATGCGCGTCTCGCTCACCAACCACGGCCCGTTCACCGTCATCGTCGAGGTCTGAACCCCGCTCCCCGGCCCGTTTACGGCTCTACGACGGTCTCCTGGGCCGCCGCCGTGTCCCCGGCCAGCAGGTGGGCGTCGACCGCCACGTTCCGCTTCACCAGGGCGAGGGCGATCGGGCCCAGCTCGTGGTGGCGGGCGGACGTGGTGACGAAACCCAGCTGGCGCCCCTCCGGCCCGTCCGACGCGAGCCGGACCGGGGTGCCGGGGCCCGGCAGGTGGACCTCGCTGCCGTCCAGGTGCAGGAAGACCAGGCGGCGCGGCGGCTTGCCCAGGTTGTGCACCCGGGCGACGGTCTCCTGACCCCGGTAGCAGCCCTTCTGGAGGTGCACGGCGACGCCGATCAGGCCCAGCTCGTGCGGGATGGTGCGGTGGTCGGTCTCGAAGCCGAGCCGCGGCCGGTGCGCCTCCACGCGCAGCGCCTCGTACGCCAGCACCCCGGCGACCGGGCCGTGCTCCGCCGCGTACGCCTCCAGCTCGGCGCGCGGCAGGAACAGGTCGCGGCCGTGCGGTGTCTCGCGTACGACGGCCCCGTCCGGGACCTCGGCGATCGAGCCGGCCGGGAGGTACACCACCGCGAAGTCCTCGGTGCGGTCGGC from Streptomyces drozdowiczii carries:
- the dtd gene encoding D-aminoacyl-tRNA deacylase, which gives rise to MRAVVQRVDGASVTVADAADGDGGSRVVGEITGEGLCVLVGVTHEDTPEKAAQLARKLWSVRILEGEKSCSDVNAPLLVISQFTLYGDARKGRRPTWNAAAPGEVAEPLVDEVVAQLRALGATVETGRFGADMRVSLTNHGPFTVIVEV
- a CDS encoding YgfZ/GcvT domain-containing protein translates to MKSPLLSLPGAVPAEGRDEGVAAHYGDLFREQRALADGSGLVDLSHRGVVAVTGSDRLAWLHLLITQHVTELAPGQATEALILSANGHIEHALYLVDDGETVWMHVEPGTQADLIAYLESMKFFYRVEVADRTEDFAVVYLPAGSIAEVPDGAVVRETPHGRDLFLPRAELEAYAAEHGPVAGVLAYEALRVEAHRPRLGFETDHRTIPHELGLIGVAVHLQKGCYRGQETVARVHNLGKPPRRLVFLHLDGSEVHLPGPGTPVRLASDGPEGRQLGFVTTSARHHELGPIALALVKRNVAVDAHLLAGDTAAAQETVVEP